Genomic window (Luteibaculum oceani):
AAATCCCAGTTTAGCTGTGGTGATGTAGGACCGAATACGGTTACGCTTACGGTAACGGATAACAACGGAAATCAGTCTAGCTGTCAAGCGACGGTTACGGTGGTGGATTCTGTACCACCGGTGGCTATTTGCCAGGATATTACGATACAGTTAGACCATTTAGGCTTGGCTTCTATTCAACCGATAGATATTGATGGAGGTTCAAACGATGCCTGTGGTATTCATGGCTTAGCTATTGATAAATCACAATTTGGCTGTGGTGATGTAGGACCGAATACGGTTACCTTGACCGTTACGGATAACAACGGAAACCAATCCAGCTGTCAAGCGACGGTTACGGTGGTGGATTCTGTACCACCGGTAGCAATTTGTCAGGATATAACGATACAGTTAGATCATTTAGGCTTGGCTTCTATTCAA
Coding sequences:
- a CDS encoding HYR domain-containing protein, with translation VVDSVPPVAICQDITIQLDHLGLASIQPIDIDGGSNDACGIQGLAIDKSQFSCGDVGPNTVTLTVTDNNGNQSSCQATVTVVDSVPPVAICQDITIQLDHLGLASIQPIDIDGGSNDACGIHGLAIDKSQFGCGDVGPNTVTLTVTDNNGNQSSCQATVTVVDSVPPVAICQDITIQLDHLGLASIQPIDIDGGSNDACGIQGLAIDKSQFSCGDVGPNTVTLTVTDNNGNQSSCQATVTVVDSVPPV